The Oscillatoria sp. FACHB-1407 genome includes a region encoding these proteins:
- the argS gene encoding arginine--tRNA ligase: MNSTIALLKSRFEQAFVAAFGAELAGVDPILVPASNPKFGDYQSNVAMSLTKKLGKPPRAIAEAIVQQLDVVDVCEPPTVAGPGFINLALKTSYLEAQLKAIQSDPRLGVAKIDPPKRAIVDYPSPNIAKEMHVGHLRPSVIGDCIARILDFLGYEVLRISHVGDWGTPFGMLIAYLREAFPEALTGRNDLDLGDLATFYRQAKKRFDEDEQFQEKARLSVVELQAGDEETLRAWKIVCDLSNRTNQKMFDLMGLSPLTIRGESFYNPYLAGVIQELDRLGMLVEDNGAKCVFLEGFTNKEGNPLPLIVQKSDGGYNYASTDLAAIRYRVNVDQAQRVVYPVGAEQTNHFAQIFQVGKRAGWITDDVEFVHTPLGSVLGEDGKKLKSRSGEAVRLQDLLEEAIAHARADLEARLAAEGRQESQEFIAHSAQVTGISAIKYADLSQNRTSNYIFSYDKMLALQGNTAPYMLYAYVRVQGISRKGDIDFEALGADCPVVLTEETELTLAKHLLQFDEILMAIDEDLLPNRLCQYLFELSQKFNQFYDRCPVLQAEEPLRTSRLILCDLTAKTIKLGLSLLGIPVLERM; this comes from the coding sequence ATGAATTCTACGATCGCCCTTCTCAAGTCTCGGTTTGAACAAGCCTTTGTCGCTGCTTTTGGGGCAGAGTTGGCGGGCGTTGATCCAATTTTGGTGCCAGCGAGTAACCCAAAGTTTGGCGATTATCAGTCGAATGTGGCGATGTCGCTGACGAAAAAATTAGGGAAACCACCGAGGGCGATCGCGGAGGCGATTGTGCAGCAGTTGGATGTAGTGGATGTGTGTGAACCACCAACGGTTGCGGGTCCGGGGTTTATTAATCTGGCACTAAAAACGAGTTATCTGGAAGCGCAATTGAAGGCAATTCAGAGCGATCCCCGGTTGGGCGTTGCGAAGATTGATCCACCGAAACGGGCGATCGTGGATTATCCCAGCCCGAACATTGCCAAAGAGATGCATGTGGGGCATTTGCGTCCTTCGGTGATTGGCGATTGCATTGCCCGGATTCTCGATTTTCTCGGTTATGAAGTGCTGAGAATTAGCCATGTCGGGGATTGGGGTACGCCGTTTGGCATGTTGATCGCCTATTTGCGAGAGGCATTTCCAGAGGCATTGACTGGGCGTAATGATCTAGATTTAGGGGATCTGGCGACGTTTTATCGACAAGCCAAAAAGCGGTTTGACGAAGACGAACAGTTTCAGGAGAAAGCGCGGTTGTCAGTTGTAGAACTGCAAGCCGGAGATGAGGAAACGCTGCGTGCCTGGAAGATTGTCTGTGATTTATCGAATCGCACCAACCAGAAGATGTTTGACTTGATGGGGCTGTCTCCATTAACTATTCGGGGTGAATCTTTTTACAATCCTTATTTAGCTGGGGTGATTCAGGAACTCGATCGCCTGGGGATGTTGGTTGAAGACAACGGTGCGAAGTGCGTCTTCTTGGAAGGATTCACAAACAAAGAGGGAAATCCGTTGCCATTGATTGTGCAGAAATCGGATGGCGGGTACAACTATGCCAGCACTGATTTAGCGGCAATTCGTTATCGAGTCAACGTGGATCAAGCCCAACGAGTTGTGTATCCCGTAGGGGCTGAGCAGACCAATCACTTTGCTCAAATCTTTCAAGTGGGCAAGCGAGCAGGTTGGATCACCGATGATGTGGAGTTTGTTCACACGCCCTTGGGGTCTGTGTTGGGGGAAGATGGCAAGAAACTCAAGAGCCGATCGGGTGAAGCGGTGCGATTGCAGGACTTGTTAGAGGAGGCGATCGCCCATGCCCGTGCGGATTTAGAAGCCCGACTTGCAGCGGAAGGTCGTCAAGAGAGCCAAGAGTTTATCGCCCACAGTGCTCAAGTGACAGGAATCAGTGCTATTAAGTATGCTGACCTGAGCCAGAATCGCACCAGCAACTACATTTTCAGTTACGACAAGATGCTGGCGTTGCAGGGGAATACGGCTCCTTACATGCTGTATGCCTATGTGCGGGTGCAGGGGATTAGCCGCAAAGGAGACATCGATTTTGAGGCATTGGGAGCCGATTGTCCTGTTGTGTTGACGGAAGAAACCGAGTTGACCTTAGCCAAACACCTGTTGCAGTTTGATGAGATTTTGATGGCGATCGACGAAGATTTATTGCCCAATCGTCTTTGTCAATATTTGTTTGAACTGAGTCAAAAGTTTAATCAATTTTACGATCGCTGCCCTGTGTTGCAAGCGGAAGAACCGTTACGAACCTCTCGGTTGATTCTTTGTGATCTAACGGCTAAGACAATCAAGTTAGGATTATCGCTTTTAGGAATCCCGGTTTTAGAAAGAATGTAA
- the nadC gene encoding carboxylating nicotinate-nucleotide diphosphorylase translates to MEIPTAVLPPFLALDPLLQSWLLEDIGRGDRTTQSLLAPGAKLGQAEWVAKEAGIIAGIPIAMRVFQLLNVQIKAVPKVAEGEGCDRGQVIAYFEGALDALLMGERVALNLVMRLSGVASATRKYVERIADLPTQLVDTRKTTPGLRLLEKYATQVGGAVNHRVGLDDAVMIKDNHIAAAGGIGVAIAQIRARVPYPMTIEVETETLEQVGEALQHGADIIMLDNMPLDRMREAVSMIREANERIRIEASGNITLETIRAVAETGVDYISSSAPITRSPWLDVSMRIS, encoded by the coding sequence ATGGAGATACCGACTGCGGTGTTGCCGCCATTTTTGGCTTTAGATCCGCTGTTACAAAGTTGGTTGTTGGAGGATATTGGCAGAGGCGATCGCACAACTCAGAGTTTGTTAGCACCGGGGGCAAAACTTGGGCAAGCGGAGTGGGTGGCGAAAGAGGCAGGGATCATTGCTGGCATACCGATCGCGATGCGAGTATTTCAATTGCTAAATGTTCAAATTAAGGCAGTTCCCAAAGTTGCAGAGGGTGAGGGATGCGATCGCGGACAGGTCATTGCTTATTTTGAGGGTGCTCTGGATGCCCTATTGATGGGAGAGCGGGTGGCATTGAATTTGGTCATGCGGCTGAGCGGTGTTGCATCAGCAACACGCAAGTATGTAGAACGGATTGCGGATCTGCCGACGCAGTTGGTGGATACTCGCAAGACGACACCAGGACTGCGGTTGTTGGAGAAGTATGCAACGCAGGTGGGGGGTGCGGTGAATCACCGAGTTGGCTTGGATGACGCCGTGATGATTAAGGACAATCACATTGCGGCAGCGGGAGGAATTGGGGTGGCGATCGCCCAGATTCGGGCTCGCGTTCCCTATCCAATGACAATTGAGGTCGAAACGGAAACCCTGGAACAGGTCGGAGAAGCGTTACAGCATGGGGCGGACATTATCATGCTGGACAATATGCCGTTGGACAGGATGCGTGAGGCGGTGTCAATGATTCGAGAGGCGAATGAGCGAATCAGGATTGAAGCATCGGGCAATATTACGTTGGAAACGATTCGGGCGGTGGCGGAGACAGGAGTGGACTATATTTCGAGCAGTGCGCCGATTACGCGATCGCCCTGGTTGGATGTGAGTATGAGAATTTCGTAA